One genomic window of Candidatus Binatia bacterium includes the following:
- a CDS encoding acetolactate synthase large subunit → MNGAESLIRTLVHCGVRVCFTNPGTSEMHFVSALDRVEGMHAILGLFEGAVTGMADGYGRMADHPAATLLHLGPGLANGLANLHNARRASTPIVNIVGDHATYHAQYDAPLASDIAGFARPVSGWIHSSSSALSVAADGARAVQAAMSPPGQVATLILPADTAWNEADGVAPPLAVSAAAQVGSDAIDAAAAVLRSGKRVAILMRGACLRRAGLEAAGRIAAAGNARLMCDTFAPRLERGAGLVAVERLPYFAEQIVEFLADVDVLLLVGSKPPVSFFAYPDKPSWCVPAGCRVQYLAQAHEDGVGALEALADAIRAPKEPATRAVLERPGSPAGGLNQFSVGQIVARLLPENAILADEAATSGLGIAFAAATAPAHDVLSLTGGSIGMGIPLATGAAVACPGRKVLALQGDGGGMYTLQALWTQAREKLDVTTLIFANRSYSILNIELSRVGAGEPGPKALAMLDLHNPELDWCALARGMGVEASRAETSEQLASQFADAMATRGPRLIEIVL, encoded by the coding sequence ATGAATGGTGCCGAAAGCCTGATCCGTACCCTCGTCCACTGCGGCGTCAGGGTCTGCTTCACCAACCCTGGGACCTCCGAGATGCATTTCGTCTCGGCGCTCGACCGCGTCGAAGGGATGCACGCGATCCTCGGCCTCTTCGAGGGAGCGGTGACGGGAATGGCCGACGGGTACGGCCGCATGGCCGATCATCCGGCGGCAACCCTGCTTCATCTCGGTCCGGGCCTCGCCAACGGACTGGCCAATCTTCACAACGCTCGCCGCGCTTCGACGCCGATCGTCAACATCGTCGGTGACCACGCGACCTACCATGCGCAGTACGATGCGCCTCTCGCTTCCGACATCGCCGGTTTTGCGCGCCCGGTATCGGGATGGATCCATTCGAGCTCGAGTGCACTTTCGGTCGCGGCCGACGGAGCGCGCGCGGTCCAGGCTGCGATGTCGCCGCCGGGCCAGGTCGCGACGCTGATTCTTCCCGCGGACACGGCATGGAACGAGGCCGACGGTGTCGCGCCGCCGCTTGCCGTTTCCGCCGCTGCGCAAGTCGGCAGTGATGCGATCGATGCGGCAGCGGCGGTGCTCCGCTCCGGAAAACGCGTCGCGATCCTGATGCGCGGCGCATGCCTGCGGCGTGCCGGGCTCGAAGCCGCCGGCCGCATCGCGGCGGCGGGCAACGCGCGGCTGATGTGCGACACGTTCGCGCCGCGCCTCGAGCGCGGCGCCGGCCTCGTCGCGGTCGAGCGCCTTCCGTATTTCGCCGAGCAGATCGTCGAGTTTCTCGCCGACGTCGACGTGCTGCTGCTCGTCGGCTCGAAGCCGCCGGTGTCGTTCTTCGCGTATCCTGACAAGCCGAGCTGGTGCGTACCCGCGGGTTGTCGCGTCCAATACCTCGCGCAGGCGCACGAGGACGGAGTCGGTGCGCTCGAAGCGCTTGCCGATGCGATCCGCGCGCCGAAAGAGCCGGCCACACGCGCGGTGCTGGAGAGGCCAGGCTCTCCGGCCGGTGGCCTCAACCAGTTCAGCGTCGGGCAGATCGTCGCGCGGCTGTTGCCGGAGAATGCGATCCTTGCCGACGAGGCGGCGACCTCCGGTCTCGGGATCGCATTCGCCGCTGCGACGGCGCCCGCCCACGACGTGCTGTCGCTGACGGGCGGTTCGATCGGCATGGGCATTCCGCTGGCAACCGGCGCCGCGGTCGCCTGCCCCGGTCGCAAGGTTCTCGCGCTGCAGGGAGACGGCGGCGGCATGTACACGCTGCAGGCTCTGTGGACCCAGGCTCGCGAGAAGCTCGACGTGACGACACTGATCTTCGCCAATCGCTCGTACTCGATCCTCAACATCGAGCTGTCGCGCGTCGGCGCCGGAGAGCCGGGGCCGAAGGCGCTGGCGATGCTCGACCTTCACAATCCGGAGCTGGACTGGTGCGCCCTTGCGCGCGGCATGGGTGTCGAGGCCTCCAGGGCGGAGACGAGCGAGCAACTCGCGAGCCAGTTCGCCGATGCGATGGCGACGCGCGGGCCGCGGCTGATCGAAATCGTGCTCTGA
- a CDS encoding SCO family protein gives MKLPIRIAAALVALCVAAGDVAARDEPAGSDAYTYSLGQYRPQFTPPRPGTYELPEIGNVADHPLVDAQGKRTTLRQVLGRRLAVVSFIYASCSDTTGCPMSTSVLHHLDSQLAADRSLARDVALVTVSFDPEHDTARLAAMQQMRAAGSTWRFVTAPDEHSLGGLLEDFGQTVTRLARADGTWSGTYRHVLKVYLLDRERRVRNIYSVGYLDPDLVLADLKTLRLAEKKRSSLR, from the coding sequence GTGAAGCTTCCCATACGGATCGCTGCCGCGCTCGTTGCGCTATGCGTGGCCGCCGGCGACGTCGCAGCTCGCGACGAGCCGGCCGGCTCCGATGCCTACACCTACTCGCTCGGCCAGTATCGTCCGCAGTTCACTCCCCCGCGGCCCGGCACCTATGAGCTGCCCGAGATCGGCAACGTCGCCGACCATCCTCTCGTCGACGCGCAAGGAAAACGGACGACGCTCCGTCAGGTCCTCGGTCGGCGGCTCGCGGTGGTTTCCTTCATCTACGCGAGCTGCAGCGACACCACCGGCTGCCCGATGAGCACTTCGGTGCTGCACCATCTCGACTCGCAGCTTGCCGCCGACCGTTCCCTTGCTCGCGACGTTGCGCTCGTGACGGTCAGCTTCGATCCGGAGCACGATACCGCGCGACTGGCGGCCATGCAGCAGATGCGGGCGGCGGGCTCGACGTGGCGCTTCGTCACGGCGCCGGACGAGCATTCCCTGGGCGGATTGCTCGAGGACTTCGGGCAGACGGTGACCAGGCTGGCGCGCGCGGACGGCACCTGGTCGGGGACCTACCGTCACGTGCTCAAGGTCTACCTGCTCGACCGTGAGCGCCGCGTCCGCAACATCTACAGCGTCGGCTACCTCGATCCGGATCTCGTCCTGGCCGATTTGAAGACGCTGCGCCTCGCGGAAAAAAAGCGCTCATCCCTTCGGTAG
- a CDS encoding selenium-binding protein SBP56-related protein: MTTPRFFLRCIAEAALVAVCAAALQPSPAHADETCMSPYMPKITGQEDYVYVWTLGVDGLGDGSDKLVTIGADPASKDYGKVISSTSVGGRHEAHHGGFTDDRRELWVSGIDDGAIFVFDVASDPAHPKLEKTISTFETDSGLAGPHGFYALPGRMLVPGLSNAKDRDGRTGVAEYSNAGKFIRTVWMPPDAEYGYDARVQPRLDRMLTSSFTGWKNYMRPLGDLMKDPEAMKHFGSTMVAWDFHAMKPLQVMQVPGAPLEIRWALQPQHDYAFSAAALTSKLWLIEAGKDGKFAATAVADIGDPSKTPLAVDISLSLDDRYLFVSTFMDGKVHVFDVSDPHHPKVVLEQQIGKQVNMVSESWDGRRVYFTSSLLANWDKTGADNEQFLKAYRWDGKTLTPAFTVDFTAEKLGRPHHMHFGSKSFYSNQVAAAPAARPGS, translated from the coding sequence ATGACCACGCCTCGTTTTTTTCTCCGCTGTATTGCTGAAGCCGCGCTCGTCGCCGTCTGCGCCGCCGCGCTGCAGCCGTCCCCGGCGCACGCCGACGAGACGTGCATGTCGCCGTACATGCCGAAAATCACCGGCCAGGAAGATTACGTCTACGTGTGGACGCTCGGCGTCGACGGTCTCGGCGACGGCTCCGACAAGCTCGTGACGATCGGCGCCGATCCCGCCTCCAAGGACTATGGCAAGGTGATCTCGTCGACGTCGGTCGGAGGCCGCCACGAGGCGCACCACGGCGGCTTCACCGACGACCGTCGTGAACTGTGGGTATCGGGCATCGATGACGGCGCGATTTTCGTCTTCGACGTCGCGTCCGACCCTGCCCACCCGAAGCTCGAAAAGACGATCTCGACATTCGAGACAGACAGCGGCCTTGCCGGCCCCCACGGCTTTTACGCGCTGCCGGGCCGCATGCTCGTGCCCGGCCTTTCCAATGCGAAGGACCGCGACGGCCGCACCGGCGTGGCCGAGTACAGCAACGCCGGCAAGTTCATTCGCACGGTGTGGATGCCACCGGACGCCGAGTACGGCTATGACGCGCGCGTGCAACCGCGCCTCGACCGCATGCTGACGTCGTCGTTCACCGGCTGGAAGAACTACATGCGCCCCCTCGGCGACCTGATGAAGGACCCGGAGGCGATGAAGCACTTCGGCAGCACGATGGTCGCCTGGGACTTCCATGCGATGAAGCCGCTGCAGGTGATGCAGGTTCCCGGCGCCCCGCTCGAGATCCGCTGGGCGCTCCAGCCCCAGCACGATTATGCGTTCTCGGCAGCGGCATTGACGTCGAAGCTCTGGCTGATCGAGGCCGGGAAGGACGGAAAATTCGCGGCAACAGCCGTTGCCGACATCGGCGATCCGTCGAAAACACCGTTAGCGGTGGACATCAGCCTCTCGCTGGACGACCGCTATCTGTTCGTCTCGACGTTCATGGACGGCAAGGTGCACGTCTTCGACGTCAGCGATCCGCACCATCCGAAGGTCGTCCTCGAGCAGCAGATCGGCAAGCAGGTCAACATGGTTTCCGAGAGCTGGGACGGCCGGCGCGTCTACTTCACGTCGTCGCTGCTCGCGAACTGGGACAAGACCGGCGCCGACAACGAGCAGTTCCTCAAGGCCTACCGCTGGGACGGCAAGACGCTGACGCCGGCGTTCACCGTCGATTTCACCGCCGAAAAACTCGGTCGCCCGCACCACATGCACTTCGGATCGAAGAGCTTCTACTCGAACCAGGTCGCCGCGGCTCCTGCCGCACGACCCGGCTCGTGA
- a CDS encoding YbhB/YbcL family Raf kinase inhibitor-like protein — protein MKLTSPAFSAGGSIPTIYTCEGNNTSPPLAWSGAPAGTKSFALIVRDPDAPDPAAPKRTFIHWVLYGLPASMNKLADGAGASDDGVAPGRHGLNDWSHREYGGPCPPIGRHRYFFELYALDTDLPVQEQPTHDWLETAIKGHVLARGELMGTYQKGQK, from the coding sequence ATGAAGCTCACATCGCCGGCGTTTTCTGCTGGCGGCTCCATTCCGACCATCTATACGTGCGAAGGCAACAATACGTCGCCACCTCTGGCCTGGAGCGGGGCTCCGGCGGGAACAAAAAGCTTCGCGCTCATCGTCCGCGACCCGGACGCACCGGATCCTGCGGCGCCAAAACGCACGTTCATCCACTGGGTCCTCTACGGCCTGCCGGCCTCGATGAACAAGCTGGCCGACGGCGCCGGTGCGAGCGATGACGGCGTCGCACCCGGCCGTCATGGCCTCAACGACTGGTCGCACCGCGAGTATGGCGGACCCTGCCCACCGATCGGACGACACCGCTACTTCTTCGAGCTTTATGCGCTCGATACCGATCTTCCCGTCCAGGAGCAGCCGACGCACGACTGGCTCGAGACGGCGATCAAAGGCCACGTGCTCGCGCGCGGCGAGCTGATGGGTACGTACCAGAAGGGCCAGAAGTAG
- a CDS encoding nitroreductase, whose protein sequence is MDVIEAIRGRRSTRAFLPDPVGEDELRSILEVARWAPSGGNCQPWHIYALCGGSMQRFREAVAEAAREAPLGEPTEFPMYPPQIKEPYRSRRFECGEALYRSIGIPREDKPSRIGQLAKNFDFFGAPAAFFFAIDRQMGPGQWAHLGMLMQTIALVAESRGLASCMQESWMQRHSLVRRFFEVPDHWQLYCGMAIGYRDDAAAINSWRTERAHVDEFASFRS, encoded by the coding sequence GTGGACGTGATCGAAGCGATTCGCGGGCGCCGCTCGACGCGCGCCTTCCTGCCCGACCCGGTCGGAGAAGACGAGCTTCGCAGCATTCTCGAAGTCGCGCGCTGGGCGCCGTCGGGTGGAAACTGCCAGCCGTGGCACATTTACGCGCTTTGCGGCGGTTCGATGCAGCGTTTCCGCGAAGCCGTCGCCGAGGCCGCACGCGAAGCACCTCTCGGGGAACCGACGGAATTCCCGATGTATCCGCCGCAGATCAAGGAACCGTACCGTTCGCGCCGCTTCGAGTGCGGCGAGGCGCTGTATCGCAGCATCGGCATCCCGCGCGAGGACAAGCCGTCGCGCATTGGCCAGCTGGCGAAGAACTTCGATTTCTTCGGCGCGCCGGCAGCGTTCTTTTTCGCGATCGATCGCCAGATGGGCCCGGGCCAGTGGGCCCACCTCGGCATGCTGATGCAGACTATCGCACTGGTGGCCGAGTCGCGCGGACTGGCAAGCTGCATGCAGGAGTCGTGGATGCAGCGGCACTCGCTGGTGCGCCGTTTCTTCGAGGTGCCCGACCACTGGCAGCTCTACTGCGGGATGGCGATCGGATACCGCGACGACGCGGCAGCGATCAACTCGTGGCGCACCGAAAGGGCCCACGTCGACGAGTTCGCGTCGTTCCGCAGCTGA
- a CDS encoding DNA-3-methyladenine glycosylase: protein MLDLVAATAHLRASDPVLARVIDEIGPCRLSPNRTRSVFAALSEAIVYQQLTGKAAATIHARLAALFPKSRSGILPSHILAARDENLRSVGLSRAKVAALRDLAEKVRDGTVPSLARIESMADDEVVEALVRVRGIGRWTAEMLLMSRLGRPDVLPVDDYGVRKGFAAAYRKKDLPTPKALALHGRKWKPWRSVASWYLWRAADGVTRRTARAAKKPD, encoded by the coding sequence GCGATCCGGTGCTCGCGCGCGTCATCGACGAGATCGGCCCCTGCCGCCTCTCGCCCAACCGCACCCGCAGCGTCTTCGCGGCGCTTTCGGAAGCAATCGTCTACCAGCAGCTCACAGGGAAGGCGGCTGCGACGATCCACGCACGCCTGGCCGCGCTGTTCCCGAAATCGCGTTCCGGCATTTTGCCGTCGCACATCCTTGCAGCGCGCGACGAAAACCTCCGCAGCGTCGGCCTGTCGCGGGCCAAGGTCGCAGCGCTTCGCGACCTGGCCGAGAAAGTCCGCGACGGTACGGTGCCGTCGCTCGCGCGCATCGAATCGATGGCGGACGACGAGGTCGTCGAAGCTCTCGTTCGCGTGCGCGGCATCGGGCGCTGGACCGCCGAGATGCTGCTGATGTCCCGTCTCGGGCGACCGGACGTCCTTCCCGTCGACGACTACGGAGTGCGCAAAGGCTTCGCGGCCGCGTACCGCAAGAAGGACCTGCCGACCCCGAAGGCGCTGGCTCTCCATGGCCGGAAGTGGAAGCCGTGGCGCAGCGTCGCGAGCTGGTATCTGTGGCGTGCTGCAGACGGCGTCACGAGACGCACTGCCCGCGCCGCGAAAAAACCGGACTGA